From Oceanipulchritudo coccoides, the proteins below share one genomic window:
- a CDS encoding GNAT family N-acetyltransferase: MSNTDNLISGKPLRILINPYSDVSHARAIFELLNLYAQDPMGGAKPLPETTRRDLVPELRRRPWVVTLLALIGDQPVGLLIAMEGFSTFAARPLMNIHDVAVHPDYRSQGIGSALFREVEKVSLKRDCCKLTLEVLEGNERAKALYQRWGFQPYELDPETGAAQFWEKPIQH, translated from the coding sequence ATGTCCAACACAGATAACCTGATTTCCGGCAAGCCGCTTCGCATATTGATCAACCCATATTCGGATGTGAGCCACGCGCGGGCCATTTTCGAACTCCTGAACCTGTACGCTCAGGATCCAATGGGCGGGGCCAAGCCACTCCCAGAGACTACCCGTCGTGACTTGGTGCCGGAGCTGCGCCGGCGCCCCTGGGTGGTCACGCTGCTGGCCTTGATTGGAGACCAGCCTGTTGGCCTTCTAATCGCGATGGAGGGCTTTTCCACCTTTGCCGCGCGCCCGTTGATGAATATCCACGATGTGGCTGTGCATCCGGATTACCGGAGCCAGGGAATCGGCTCGGCGCTGTTCCGTGAAGTTGAGAAGGTCTCCCTCAAGCGGGATTGTTGTAAATTAACCCTTGAAGTGCTCGAAGGGAATGAAAGAGCCAAGGCCCTTTACCAGCGCTGGGGCTTCCAGCCATACGAGTTGGACCCGGAAACCGGGGCGGCCCAGTTCTGGGAGAAACCGATTCAGCATTGA
- a CDS encoding ketoacyl-ACP synthase III: MGLLRISGVRIGGLVTVVPKNEVSLSDEAYLFDNNHAQIDRLKATIGLDKRRVAPPGMTANDMAEAAVRKLLEETETDPESIDGIFMVTQTPDYLQPGNAVLLQGRIGLPTTCAAMDFNLGCSGYVYGLWAAHSFIAGGGLKRVILVVGDTISQIVSKDDRALRPLFGDAACATLLEADPSAPEALFDLQSDGTGYESLWQPGGAFREPWSVESAEVKTLGEGIQRSRCNLHMDGAEIFNFSLKVEPKAISDMFAATAWEPESVEGVVFHQANRYIIDNIRRRLKLPPEQVPSGTVERFGNQSSASIPATLTDHYGDKLTKASHRFFLSGFGVGLSWATCAVELPPLACNSLLEI, from the coding sequence ATGGGCTTGTTGCGGATCAGTGGCGTGCGTATTGGCGGATTGGTGACAGTCGTGCCAAAAAACGAGGTCAGCCTGAGCGACGAGGCTTATCTTTTTGACAACAACCACGCCCAGATCGACCGCCTCAAGGCAACCATCGGACTGGACAAGCGCAGGGTCGCACCCCCGGGGATGACGGCCAACGACATGGCGGAAGCCGCGGTGAGGAAACTCCTTGAGGAAACCGAAACAGATCCCGAATCAATTGACGGCATCTTCATGGTCACGCAGACGCCCGATTATCTTCAGCCGGGGAATGCCGTTCTCCTGCAGGGACGTATTGGTCTGCCCACTACATGCGCTGCGATGGATTTTAATCTTGGCTGCTCGGGATATGTCTACGGACTATGGGCGGCCCATAGTTTTATCGCGGGTGGCGGTTTGAAGCGCGTCATTCTTGTTGTTGGCGACACCATCAGCCAGATTGTTTCAAAAGACGACCGCGCCCTGCGGCCGCTTTTTGGCGATGCGGCCTGTGCGACTCTTCTGGAGGCGGACCCGTCAGCACCTGAAGCCCTGTTTGATCTGCAATCCGACGGAACAGGCTACGAGTCGCTCTGGCAACCCGGAGGAGCCTTCCGTGAACCGTGGTCAGTTGAGAGCGCGGAAGTGAAGACGCTGGGTGAAGGTATCCAGCGCAGCCGTTGTAACCTTCACATGGATGGGGCGGAGATTTTCAATTTTTCCCTGAAAGTTGAACCGAAGGCGATCAGTGACATGTTCGCTGCTACCGCTTGGGAACCCGAGTCCGTTGAGGGAGTTGTCTTCCATCAGGCAAATCGCTACATCATCGACAACATCCGTCGGCGCTTGAAACTGCCTCCGGAGCAGGTGCCTTCCGGGACGGTTGAAAGATTTGGCAACCAGAGCAGTGCCAGCATACCGGCAACGCTGACCGATCATTACGGGGATAAACTGACCAAGGCCTCCCACCGGTTTTTCCTTTCCGGATTCGGGGTGGGGCTGTCATGGGCCACCTGTGCCGTTGAGTTGCCCCCGCTTGCCTGCAATTCCCTGCTGGAGATTTAG
- a CDS encoding SDR family NAD(P)-dependent oxidoreductase produces the protein MSTHRRVIIITGTSKGIGAKLAEYYLESGWKVAGCSRGESTIDHPAYHHTCLDVGDEKAVTAMVRECGKKYGQIDALLNNAGIASMNSALLTPGSTMEKVFRTNCFGAFYFARESAKLMLKQKTGRIVFFTTVARPLRLEGELAYAASKAAVESLTQIMSRELAPNGITVNAVGPTPVKTDLIRGVSDAAIERLLERQAIHRLGEFDDVINVVDFFLLPKSDFVTGQVIYLGGVEG, from the coding sequence ATGAGCACCCATCGTCGAGTTATCATCATCACCGGCACGAGCAAGGGCATCGGGGCCAAATTGGCCGAGTATTATCTGGAAAGCGGATGGAAAGTTGCCGGATGCAGCCGAGGGGAATCGACCATTGACCACCCGGCATACCACCACACCTGCTTGGATGTGGGAGATGAAAAGGCTGTCACGGCAATGGTTCGCGAGTGCGGGAAAAAGTACGGACAGATCGATGCCCTTCTGAACAATGCCGGCATCGCTTCCATGAATTCAGCCTTGCTGACCCCCGGAAGCACAATGGAAAAGGTCTTCCGGACAAATTGTTTCGGCGCCTTCTATTTTGCCCGCGAGTCGGCCAAGCTCATGCTTAAGCAGAAGACGGGGCGCATTGTTTTCTTCACCACTGTGGCGCGCCCGCTCCGCCTTGAAGGAGAACTGGCTTATGCCGCCAGCAAGGCGGCTGTGGAAAGCCTTACCCAGATCATGTCGCGTGAGCTGGCGCCGAACGGGATCACCGTCAACGCAGTTGGCCCGACGCCCGTGAAGACCGACCTGATCCGCGGGGTTTCCGACGCGGCGATTGAGCGGCTTCTTGAGCGTCAGGCAATTCACCGCCTTGGGGAGTTCGACGATGTCATCAACGTGGTTGATTTTTTCCTCCTTCCAAAAAGTGACTTTGTAACCGGCCAGGTGATTTACCTTGGTGGCGTGGAAGGCTGA
- a CDS encoding ANL family adenylate-forming protein — MIDLQKIVAAYGDRCLFAGPRQSIDYRTFLELVEARSKALSDSSSQPIHFHRLEWRADSFADLLARFLAGQSVVLGNSSTLSGFELFAASAPLLILKTGGTTGEPRHVVHSVNTLLTPYALEERPQNRLLVLYAADHIAGIDAFFQALHRGSTLVIPSSMNAKALASCIEEQSVQVLPATPTFLQFLLLSGELEGRDLSSVTTIPHGAEPMPAALRQRISAHFPNARLLQRFGMTELGALPVRADPEYPDAMFLDEPGYDWKVEDGELLIKSPTRMLGTLEEGLADPESVWHRTGDLAEKTPNGSIRVLGRREALINIGGTKVVPEVVEAMILEQPGVRDAAVSAIPNPLTGQALCAKVIFAGEPDVQGLMKALRQASREKALSLAHVPTRIEAVTELAKTAVGKRLRQQGKA; from the coding sequence ATGATTGACCTGCAGAAGATTGTTGCTGCCTACGGGGACCGGTGCCTTTTTGCCGGCCCGCGACAATCAATTGATTACCGCACCTTCCTTGAACTGGTGGAAGCCAGATCAAAGGCACTTTCGGATTCATCCAGCCAGCCGATTCACTTTCACAGACTCGAATGGCGTGCCGATTCATTTGCCGATTTGCTGGCGCGATTTCTCGCTGGCCAATCAGTTGTACTGGGCAACTCCAGCACGCTATCCGGGTTTGAGCTTTTTGCGGCATCTGCACCACTCCTGATTTTGAAAACGGGAGGAACCACCGGCGAGCCGCGACATGTTGTCCACTCGGTCAATACACTTCTCACACCCTATGCGCTTGAGGAGCGCCCGCAGAACCGGCTTCTTGTCCTGTATGCCGCTGACCACATCGCCGGTATTGATGCCTTTTTCCAGGCCCTTCATCGGGGAAGCACGCTGGTCATCCCTTCCAGCATGAATGCGAAAGCCCTTGCCTCGTGCATTGAAGAGCAATCCGTGCAGGTCTTGCCAGCCACGCCGACCTTCCTCCAGTTCCTGCTTCTCAGCGGTGAGCTTGAGGGTCGCGACCTCAGCAGCGTGACAACCATTCCCCACGGAGCGGAACCCATGCCAGCAGCCCTGCGCCAGCGGATCAGCGCACATTTTCCGAATGCCCGCTTATTGCAACGGTTTGGAATGACCGAGCTGGGCGCGCTACCGGTGCGCGCTGACCCGGAATATCCCGATGCCATGTTTCTCGATGAACCCGGATACGACTGGAAAGTTGAGGACGGGGAGCTCCTGATCAAAAGCCCGACGCGAATGCTGGGAACGCTCGAAGAGGGACTTGCCGATCCGGAAAGTGTTTGGCACCGGACCGGGGATCTGGCGGAAAAAACGCCGAATGGCTCAATCCGCGTTTTGGGTCGTCGCGAAGCCTTGATCAATATCGGCGGGACGAAAGTCGTGCCGGAAGTGGTGGAGGCGATGATTCTTGAGCAGCCCGGGGTACGGGATGCAGCCGTTTCGGCAATCCCCAATCCGCTCACCGGTCAGGCCCTTTGTGCAAAGGTGATTTTTGCGGGCGAACCTGATGTGCAAGGCCTGATGAAAGCGCTGAGACAGGCCTCGCGTGAGAAGGCACTCTCTCTTGCGCATGTCCCAACCCGGATTGAAGCCGTGACAGAGCTTGCCAAGACTGCTGTCGGTAAACGCCTCCGCCAGCAGGGAAAGGCTTGA
- a CDS encoding Calx-beta domain-containing protein: MGSMIARRFVFILLILSVSVALFFAWDIAQSAANPHQDKKISTAASFEEWSVETAWTADPTLLSRGIELAKVRREDLKDLIRRDPAAALNEVISLSEYAALPEEIRAYVERPVSAFGNIDLLWATRFDEAGNRICLPENRLYLDGSSYELHGPGRRDEQRPAFGVPVVAYLVDDVALIQESPVLPVSGPELAAAEFLFDQLEGQESDPLTGMPVDEETAAVIGGTVYRFTAPAMIEQVEYELTLAEMQAAEDRSYTVEMPFAWLEAKDGRATTSGITEASYFADDNISVLAIRCDFSDIPGAPVSQLDLETDLAAISGHLNTMSYGTASLTYSVTSTLYQPSGTGTSYAQAGDNDGLYTDVLADYDASPDYLASSSYDVVMIYFPSLSGVTDSLITYGGLASVGGSRHWINGLSTSTSRIEVITHEFGHNYGLFHSNYYHPEKGISGSYYGDSLEYGDIFDLMGQGDITDPLNPAHFNMYQKNAIDWLPEVNIADITLDGTYRVYRFDDINALDNPVLALRIPMGGGVTYWVGYRQLYTSVPNFVNGIYVVADGLEPVRPERPTLVDMTPGSSSPETADRLDAGLAVGNFLYDSTSGVTFTPVATGTDGTGDEWIDVTIAFDPRVGFAATDFEFDEARGVASVTVRRSFGGTGALTLDYATADGSAVAGSDYSAASGSLSWADGDTSDKIITIAILPDALSEGIEDFSVTISNPSIGTIPAGEGTATVSILDAGQRFASFTPGFFNNSVYAIDFQSDGRPIIGGTIGHTSGEFEGAGNIARLSLTGSVDTSFNNSGTGFNNRVRCIVVQDDDKILVGGDFTTYNGTPANRLIRLNSNGSIDTTFLSNIGTGFDNSIHTIAIQQDGEILVGGDFGDFNGVLTSNLGLVRLASDGNPGAGLALPFDTGFGARIKEIIVEPNGDILVIGSFYIGWTGSGFRSGIARLNIDGSRDVGFDPDGGLHADTVVSSLRTGYAMGISPDGDIIVGGSFSAYDENSAENFARVNTNGTFDSTLASPLNSLIRTVLVEPFGGVLFGGEFNSPDSRLMRVDSSLSHDTAFTSSGGPSSRVYTLVHGPDGSLWVGGNFFGYNGTSSRPIVRLASGVSPYEFWAGETFTRAQIAAGLADPDFDLDGDGFDNITELALGTDPKFADAYLVYANNLMGSFEPIDSGGSDYLQISVDKASAEGGLWYVAQVSSDLVNWSPNPAVPGNHPALEILEDTADRLTVRDATPLLPGAPRFIRLVFKKPE, from the coding sequence ATGGGTTCTATGATAGCCCGTCGTTTCGTCTTTATCCTGCTCATACTGAGCGTTTCCGTAGCCCTGTTTTTCGCGTGGGATATAGCGCAATCCGCCGCGAATCCCCATCAGGATAAAAAAATTTCAACAGCTGCCTCCTTTGAGGAGTGGTCTGTTGAGACAGCCTGGACGGCTGATCCCACTTTGCTTTCCCGCGGAATTGAGCTGGCAAAGGTCCGGCGTGAAGACCTGAAGGACCTGATCCGCCGCGATCCGGCAGCCGCCTTGAATGAGGTGATCTCGCTTTCGGAATATGCCGCCCTTCCAGAAGAAATCCGCGCCTATGTTGAGCGACCGGTCAGTGCCTTTGGGAATATTGATCTTCTCTGGGCCACCCGGTTTGATGAGGCGGGCAACCGCATCTGTCTGCCGGAAAACCGTCTTTACTTGGATGGAAGCAGCTACGAGCTGCACGGACCCGGTCGTCGCGATGAGCAGCGTCCGGCATTCGGTGTGCCGGTCGTCGCTTATCTGGTCGATGACGTCGCCCTGATTCAGGAATCGCCGGTTTTGCCAGTGAGTGGTCCGGAGCTCGCTGCCGCTGAATTCCTTTTTGACCAATTGGAGGGTCAGGAATCGGATCCGCTGACCGGCATGCCCGTTGATGAGGAAACAGCCGCTGTCATTGGCGGGACGGTTTATCGCTTCACCGCTCCGGCGATGATTGAACAAGTGGAGTACGAGCTCACGCTCGCGGAAATGCAGGCCGCTGAGGACCGCTCCTACACGGTTGAAATGCCCTTTGCCTGGCTGGAGGCCAAGGATGGCAGGGCCACTACCTCTGGAATAACCGAGGCCAGCTATTTCGCGGATGACAATATTTCGGTCCTCGCGATTCGTTGTGATTTCTCCGATATTCCGGGAGCTCCCGTCAGCCAACTGGATCTGGAAACGGATCTGGCCGCGATCAGCGGACACCTCAATACGATGTCCTATGGGACTGCTTCGCTGACTTACTCTGTGACCTCGACACTGTACCAGCCGTCAGGCACTGGCACATCCTATGCCCAGGCCGGTGACAATGACGGACTCTATACAGACGTTCTGGCGGACTATGACGCTTCGCCTGATTACCTTGCCAGTTCCTCGTATGATGTGGTGATGATCTATTTCCCAAGCCTGTCAGGTGTCACGGACTCGCTGATCACTTACGGAGGCCTGGCCTCGGTGGGCGGAAGCCGACACTGGATCAACGGGCTCTCCACCAGCACATCCCGCATAGAGGTGATCACGCACGAATTCGGGCACAACTACGGCCTGTTTCACTCGAATTACTACCATCCTGAAAAGGGTATCAGTGGCTCCTACTACGGGGACAGCCTCGAGTATGGCGATATCTTTGATTTGATGGGCCAAGGGGACATCACCGATCCCTTGAACCCGGCGCACTTCAACATGTACCAGAAGAACGCCATCGACTGGCTTCCGGAAGTAAACATCGCCGACATAACCCTCGACGGGACTTATCGGGTTTATCGCTTTGATGACATCAATGCCCTCGACAATCCGGTCCTTGCCCTGCGCATTCCAATGGGGGGCGGCGTCACCTACTGGGTCGGCTACCGGCAATTGTACACCTCGGTTCCCAACTTTGTGAATGGCATCTATGTTGTCGCTGACGGCCTTGAACCGGTGCGTCCCGAACGGCCCACCTTGGTCGACATGACACCGGGTTCTTCAAGTCCTGAAACGGCGGACCGTCTTGACGCAGGCTTGGCTGTTGGAAATTTCCTCTACGACTCCACAAGCGGTGTCACCTTCACGCCGGTTGCCACCGGAACCGACGGGACCGGGGATGAATGGATCGATGTGACGATTGCCTTTGATCCGCGCGTTGGCTTTGCCGCCACCGACTTTGAATTTGACGAGGCGAGGGGAGTGGCTTCGGTAACGGTTCGTCGGTCATTCGGTGGCACCGGGGCTTTGACACTCGATTACGCAACCGCTGATGGATCGGCAGTTGCCGGTAGTGACTACAGCGCTGCCAGCGGATCGTTGAGCTGGGCTGATGGCGATACGAGTGACAAAATCATTACGATCGCCATTCTTCCGGATGCCCTCAGCGAAGGTATCGAGGATTTCTCGGTGACAATCAGTAATCCCTCGATCGGGACGATTCCCGCAGGCGAAGGAACCGCCACGGTCTCCATTCTTGATGCCGGTCAGCGCTTTGCTTCCTTTACGCCGGGCTTTTTCAACAACTCCGTCTATGCAATTGATTTCCAGAGCGATGGCCGCCCCATCATCGGGGGGACGATTGGTCATACCAGCGGGGAATTCGAAGGGGCCGGCAATATTGCCCGCCTGTCCCTGACGGGATCCGTTGATACCTCGTTCAATAACTCGGGGACAGGATTCAATAATCGCGTTCGTTGCATTGTCGTCCAGGATGATGACAAGATTCTCGTTGGAGGAGATTTCACGACATACAATGGGACACCCGCCAACCGGTTGATCCGGCTAAACAGTAATGGCTCCATCGATACAACTTTCTTGTCCAATATCGGAACAGGCTTTGATAACTCCATTCACACAATCGCCATCCAGCAGGACGGGGAAATCCTTGTTGGCGGGGACTTCGGGGATTTTAATGGAGTCCTGACCAGCAACCTCGGCTTGGTTCGCCTAGCCTCGGACGGAAACCCGGGTGCGGGGCTTGCGCTCCCCTTTGACACGGGCTTTGGTGCGAGAATCAAGGAGATCATTGTTGAGCCAAACGGGGATATCCTGGTGATCGGAAGTTTTTATATCGGCTGGACTGGCTCGGGTTTCCGCTCGGGTATTGCACGCCTGAATATCGATGGGTCCAGGGATGTTGGATTTGATCCGGACGGTGGATTGCATGCGGATACGGTCGTTTCAAGTTTGCGGACAGGATATGCGATGGGGATCAGTCCGGACGGTGATATCATCGTTGGGGGATCCTTCTCAGCGTATGATGAAAATTCCGCTGAAAATTTTGCCCGCGTAAATACCAACGGGACCTTTGACAGCACCTTGGCCTCACCCTTGAACAGTCTGATCCGGACGGTTCTGGTCGAACCCTTTGGCGGGGTGTTATTCGGTGGGGAATTCAACTCCCCGGATTCGAGGCTCATGCGGGTTGATTCCAGTTTGAGCCACGATACGGCCTTTACTTCCTCTGGCGGGCCTTCAAGCCGCGTCTACACATTGGTCCATGGCCCCGACGGCTCCCTTTGGGTTGGCGGGAACTTCTTCGGATACAACGGGACAAGCTCCCGTCCGATTGTCCGGCTGGCGAGTGGGGTCTCCCCTTATGAATTCTGGGCAGGTGAGACCTTCACCAGGGCGCAGATTGCTGCGGGCTTGGCTGACCCGGATTTCGATCTGGATGGTGACGGCTTTGACAATATCACCGAGCTGGCTCTTGGGACAGATCCCAAGTTTGCCGACGCTTATTTGGTCTATGCAAACAACCTGATGGGTAGCTTTGAGCCGATTGATTCGGGTGGGTCGGACTATCTCCAGATCAGTGTGGACAAGGCCTCTGCTGAAGGCGGCCTCTGGTATGTGGCCCAGGTCTCATCTGATCTGGTGAACTGGAGTCCCAACCCGGCTGTGCCGGGGAATCATCCCGCGCTGGAGATTCTGGAGGATACCGCTGATCGACTGACCGTGCGTGACGCGACACCTCTGCTTCCCGGAGCACCGCGCTTTATTCGTCTGGTCTTCAAAAAGCCCGAATAG
- a CDS encoding acyl carrier protein, with translation MQDFLKNLAEAINQPGAEFSPDNKLQDLPNWDSLAILTTLSMLDQEYNVVLSGADLQACDTVSDLYAKVQASKAQNS, from the coding sequence ATGCAAGATTTCTTGAAGAACCTGGCGGAGGCCATCAACCAGCCCGGGGCTGAATTTTCTCCCGATAATAAACTGCAGGATTTGCCCAACTGGGATTCCCTGGCAATCCTGACGACGCTCTCGATGTTGGATCAGGAATACAATGTTGTCCTCAGCGGGGCCGATCTACAAGCCTGCGACACGGTTTCCGACCTCTACGCGAAAGTACAGGCGTCCAAGGCACAAAATTCATGA
- a CDS encoding acetyltransferase yields MKQLIIIGAGGFGREVLEWAKQSPAYRREWEIAGFLDDRADCLERFSGLELPLLGNTHDYEPRKDDVFLCAIGVPQLRMEMRKRFEAKGAVFTRLIHESCVVGSRVELGTGVILCPRVVLTCDISIGANTAMNVSTAMGHDASIGTDCQISSFCDITGYVKIGNEVFLGSRASIIPGKQVGDRSVIGAGSVVVADVPEKVTVFGNPARLLSRHD; encoded by the coding sequence ATGAAACAACTCATCATCATCGGGGCCGGCGGATTTGGCCGTGAAGTCCTAGAGTGGGCTAAACAATCGCCTGCTTACCGGCGCGAGTGGGAAATTGCCGGTTTTCTGGACGACCGGGCGGATTGTCTCGAGCGCTTTTCCGGCCTGGAGCTTCCACTTCTTGGCAACACGCACGACTACGAGCCCCGGAAAGATGATGTTTTCCTGTGTGCCATCGGCGTACCGCAGTTACGGATGGAAATGCGCAAGCGCTTTGAGGCCAAAGGAGCAGTCTTTACTCGATTGATTCACGAAAGCTGTGTTGTCGGGAGTCGAGTCGAGCTGGGGACAGGTGTGATCCTGTGCCCGCGCGTGGTCCTGACATGCGATATTTCCATCGGGGCCAACACGGCCATGAATGTCAGCACGGCGATGGGCCATGATGCCTCCATTGGCACGGATTGTCAGATTAGCAGCTTTTGTGATATTACCGGCTATGTGAAAATCGGGAATGAAGTATTTCTTGGAAGCCGCGCGTCAATTATTCCGGGCAAGCAAGTCGGTGACCGGTCAGTAATTGGTGCGGGTTCGGTCGTGGTGGCTGATGTCCCGGAAAAGGTGACCGTCTTTGGAAACCCGGCACGTTTGTTGTCCCGGCATGATTGA
- a CDS encoding exosortase-associated EpsI family protein produces the protein MISWFKRWGIPSLAAVVLLGAIGIQLVAGMKPVPEGSLEAPLADSIPAELSGWNVEDLDLGPTESVTQRSYNLLKLDDFIHRQYTRGDKSFSVYVAYWKPGKMPVRLVNQHSPDRCWTEVGFTCIDRDWNVLRSVEGENLQPAQWGVYELGDSKNYTYFWHIVGEEAHWYGGERINTRSSLSSIWEDFRKFGLNVHREQFFVRVVSAQPMDALWEMPGFQTVMADLADLCLSEPEPTTEVAAK, from the coding sequence ATGATATCTTGGTTCAAGCGATGGGGGATTCCTTCTCTTGCTGCGGTTGTCCTGCTCGGGGCAATCGGCATTCAATTGGTGGCTGGCATGAAGCCTGTTCCGGAGGGGAGCCTTGAGGCCCCGCTCGCGGATTCCATTCCTGCTGAATTGTCCGGCTGGAATGTCGAGGATCTTGACCTTGGACCAACCGAGTCGGTCACCCAGCGTTCGTATAATCTTTTGAAGCTCGATGACTTCATACACCGGCAGTACACGCGGGGAGACAAGTCCTTCTCCGTCTATGTCGCCTACTGGAAGCCCGGCAAGATGCCTGTGCGCCTTGTGAACCAGCATTCGCCGGACCGCTGCTGGACGGAAGTCGGGTTTACCTGCATTGACCGGGACTGGAATGTCCTGCGAAGCGTAGAGGGGGAGAATCTTCAACCCGCACAGTGGGGCGTCTATGAATTGGGTGACAGCAAGAATTACACGTACTTTTGGCATATTGTCGGCGAAGAGGCTCACTGGTACGGAGGCGAGCGGATCAATACAAGATCCTCGCTTTCCTCCATCTGGGAAGATTTCCGCAAATTCGGCCTGAATGTTCATCGTGAGCAATTCTTTGTCCGGGTGGTCAGTGCCCAACCGATGGATGCACTTTGGGAGATGCCCGGTTTCCAGACCGTGATGGCTGATCTGGCCGATCTCTGCCTGTCCGAACCCGAGCCTACGACCGAAGTGGCGGCAAAATGA